One Nicotiana tabacum cultivar K326 chromosome 23, ASM71507v2, whole genome shotgun sequence genomic window, AGTACTTAGACCATACTTGATGTCGCTTACCAAAACTAGgagataattataaattaatttaacaGAGATTGGAATCCCATAAATAAAAGGATGTGTTTGCTGATTTAGCTTTCTGTGAATGTTTTCAGATTGTAAAACATCTGGATGTTTGTAAAAGAATAGACTCCTGTACGAGTTGATTCATAATATGAACAAATGGTAAAAACAATAGTTTCTGCATCGACCTGAGTATGACTAACCTAAGGGCAGCCCggtacactaagctcccgctatgcgcggggtccggggaagggccggatcacaaggatctattgtacgcagccttaccctacatttctgcaagaggctgtttccacggctgtCACATGAcatcaactttaccagttacgccaaggctccccttctgaGGATCACAAGGATCTGAGTATGACTAACCTATTGTAGAAAAAAATGATTTGTCTCCCCATTCAGCAACAAAGACCAATGCAAATGTGCTAACGATAGTGTTTGCAGCAGCCAATATTCCAGCACCATTTCCTGAAAATTCTGAAACTGCCAGCTCCGCCTGGTCTCAAAAGCAAAGAGGCCCACAATTAGAATAAGCTCGTTGCTGATGCCAGGAACGGTTTAACTACCAATAAACATCTTATAACAAAGCGTTGATCTCTTGATCCTCATAATTTTATGTAAATTTTAACCTTATAGATCCTCGGTAACTGTTTTATGCAGTAGGTATGTGCTTCAGAAATTGACTTGTTTTGAGTCCAAGAAAgtgaaatcaaaaataaaaacgaAGGTTCCATTTATTCAGCAAATATGTTGTTCCATGGATAAAAACATTCTATTAGACAGAAGAAAACCATAAACAATCTGTtatcttgtaatagataggaagtTCCAAAAATACGAAGAAATAGTTCCTATTTCATCTCAGCTTGACCATGAACCAAAAGTTCAAGTTTTTAAAGCTTTCTAGCGGAGAGAAAAAGCACGAGAAACAAAAGAAGTTATTATAAGTGCTCATATTGCTGATTGTAGCCTATAAGATATAAGATGCTAAGTCAAAAGATTATCATACATGTGCACTAATTCTACTTGACATCTTAAAATTAGAACAGTACTTAATAGAAGAAGGGATGCTGATTGGATTACCTCTTTCTGTTCCTCTTCGGCTTTCATGCCATCACTGGAGGAGGCATCAAGCAAGGTTGACACTCCAAAATACACCTGTAGCAAAATTGAATTTCAACAGACACGTCAAGTTCACATGGCATAGCGTGCAAGTTATAACGTGGCTTAAATATTAGATCATGTGTTACCAGAAGGCAAACTGCAGCAATATCATCCACTGGCAAATCATTTTCACCGAACCTGCATTTATGCAGCTGAATGCATTAGGGTATAAGAGATGAACCACCCGTGATGTTTCCTTTATTTAAAGATTTGGAACATTAATCAGTTAAATGATCCAAAGGACACCGcaaaatgatgtagtaaaaaaTTGGAGGATGTTAGACTTTAAATTTTTGTAAAGTAACATGCTTATGCAATAAAATGGACCTAATACAGGAAGGTTAGTTACAATCCTCCTGCTATGAATTGTCTGAAACTATTTCTCATAATCTGCATTTTTAGTAGGTTGGTTCTCTGTCATAATCGAAATGTATAATTATACAGAGAGAGGTTGTTAAACCTGAAAGGAAGAATGTCATCGACATAGTGGAAAGTTCTTCCAAGAACAACAGATATGATTGTCATTACCCTGCAAATGACACAGACACCGttaatataaagaaaacataTTCCTCTTTTGTTTGGTTAGGTGATAGAATGGGTTTCTGAATAGAGCATCTTCCAGGATATTAACAAACATGTGATGGATATGTTATACTGACCGTATTTGAGCTCTTTAAGATCTTAATTTTAACACAAGAGTCAAACGTTATAAGAAGAACTAGTCAGGAATATATATTAACTCTTGAAAAGAAAACGATGTATTCACATTTGTCAGATACAGAAGTTAGGAGGACATAGTGAATGTTGAATGATGAAATTCAAttatttaactttttaatttcAAACTGAGATAGGCCACATGGCTTACCAATAAATGCCTATGAAGGGTGGTGATTTATATTCTCCAGATTCTCTCTGACAACTATAGTTGAATATGTAGATGCAAGATTTCATAGCTAGACCAACATTAAAACACTTGTCTATTACATAATTCTCTTTAGTGAGAATAAGCAAACTACTGTGTTAAACTTAAATAATTGAGAACAAATGATAAAAACCATCTATACATGGTGCAGAAAGATAACGTACCCAAGTGCGCCAAAAGTCCCTAAGAAAGTGACAGCAGCAGAGTTCCTAGCTGCTAAAAGAGCCTGCTCATATAAATGAatattcaaattaattgtgagAGTATAATATAACAAATTAGAAGGAGACTCTCTTTGATGACGCACATGTAAAAGCCTTTATATCATTATTTTATTCAGCCAGTAATGTCTCATCTACATATAGTTTTTGAATGATAAAATCCCCTTACAGCAATAAAGAAGGTTTTGTCTCCAAGCTCTGAaaaaaatatcaacaagaatGCCTGCaaaattggaaaaaagaaaagtAGGTTTAGTTTTCTGGTGGAACAATTTTCCTTCACAATCTCAAATAGAGTATAATATGCGAGGGGAGGAGAAAAAGTGCAAAACAGATGATTGGTGATGCAGCTGGAAAAAGCAAGCAAAATTTGAGAGAATTAAAGGCAAGGCTCTTCCTAATCACTTTCACGTGCTAGGTGCCGAAAACAACTGATGTAATACTTGTCCGAATGTATAAAACCAAAGAAGGTGAAAGGGAAATAATATTCTGGAGAACACCTTTGCAATCAGGAACGCATTAAACATGATATTTTCAACCACAGTTACACCTCACTATATCAGAATACTCCAAATGCATATTTTTCAATATAAGGCCAGATATTCTAGCAACAAGATTCTGTTCCTTCTTTCCGCTGGCAAAGAATCAAGTATCTGAATAACTCTGAAAGCAGTTCTACAGTTTACATATGACGCAGTTACGCCAGTCATTTTTGATTCATAGGagcaaaagaagaaataagtctCTATTTGTTGGAACGTGATGTACATTTGTGCTATGTGTTCCATGAATGAGAATAGAATAGTTGGCAAGATACAAAAATCAACAGATGATGCATGAAATGATTTCATTGTTATTTCTTTTCGTCTCTTATTTCCTTTCTCAGGATAAGGTAAAACAGCAGCAAGATTTCAAAAATGGAAGTTGCTGGGAGATTTTCCTAACTGAAGCAAAACCTGTGCTTAAATCTCCGAGATCCCCGAAGAAAGGAAACGACTGCAAGCTAGTCGCAACCTCTGAAACAGCACTTGCTTGTTGTGTGAACAGAAGAGTGAAAAGGCCAGAAATGACAACAGATTTCAGATAATTGATCTGTGGCATGTCTAAAACTTGAAGAACAGCAATGTTTTCGTTTTTCCTCTTCGACAATGCTGATCTGTTTGAACTACTGCATTCTTTGGAACAACAAGCCGACCTTGCAATGTAGCAGCTTTTGTAATTCCTAGTCCTGACCACCTGAGAAGTATCCACAATATCGGGTCATATATCTTCAAAGTGAGACTTAAAACTTTAACTATGAGATAATGAAATGGTCAATACATACATAAGTTCttatacaacaacaataaactgAGTTATCACAACGAACTAGTGCAAATGATCCGAATATACCACTTATTGTTTTGCACCACCTCCCAAGTTTAGTTCTTCTAAGCGTTCtctcacacataacaatatcccGGATATACAAGTGCAACCAATCCTCACAGCAAGTTACATTCTTTTTCACCTCTTATTGTAGCAGATAAATTAATTAGGTCAAAATAATTTACAACCATGTTGGTTCTTACAGAAGGAAGTATGAACAACTCAAAATGTAGATAAAGCAAAAAACCTTTGGCAAGTCCCCAAACCATCCATGGTGCATGCAAAGGGAATGCCGCCTAGAAAACCTGCAAACAACACAAtcaggaaaaacaaaaagagataGCTAAACAAAGCACAATTGTATATTTCGCAATTCCAGAAAACAGATTtacctaaaataaataaataaaaaacgctTCAGAAGAGGTGGTTTGCACAATTCTACATGGTATCAGGGGGTGGATGCAGTGGCAGATGTAGCACTCGGACACCGGGTTCATCTGAACCCAGTACTTTCGACGCAGgacataaatttatatataaaaatccacTAAAATTGCAACAAATACTAGGTCTGGACCCATAATTTTAAGGTTGAACCCATAGAACTTAAACCATAGATCCGCCTCTTTCCACGAGGCAATGGACTAAGTTCAAATGAACCCAATCCATAAATATAAGCGTGAAAATTCACcaaaatttcaacaaatattaAACTCCCAAGTCCCACCCAACCAATCATTTTTAAGAACTTTAATTTTGAACTAATTAAGTTTAAATCTTGAATTCACATATCATGTATGCATATATTCTAAGTTCAAGTCTTACTGCTACCCattaaaaatgatattttcatgtcttaatgCTTAAATTTTTAGATGAGATAGAACAACCAAacaaaaatggctaatattgttTTCATAATTGAATTTTGCGGACAACCTTCTAAATGCTGACcactagtggtggcaaaatggataAACAAAACAGTTATACATCCATATTATCTAATCTACTAAAAAAAAATGGGTTGAATATTagactttttaaaaacgggtcaaatatagataagaattatattatccacttagaaaatagaTAACAAACGAATAACTagtgagtttaacttttacatttgtaaaaacTCAAAccggggttcctcaagtttgggagactagtaattttcccaaaagtgatcatataaaGTCATGtataatatgaatatccatattatccgccggttaacccattttctataagtattaaatatgggtcgggtcggaaATTTAACCGTTTTAGCATTACCCGTTTCGACCCACCCATAACCAACCCCACCCGCCCGTTTGATACCCCTACTGATGAGCACAAACAAGAACAAAACAAGCCCAGataatcaagaaaataaaatgtaGTTAAGCTGAGGTTGTAAGAATTCATGCGCAAATTTCAACAAAAAAGTAAAAGGGCAGGTAAAGAAACCGAACTTACGTGGAGAATGCAAGAGGGGAAATATTAGGGAAAGCAAAAGAAGGTGGAAAAGTAGCAGAGGACCTAAACAAAGAGCTGCTCTCAGAAGAGAGCGCTAGGCTTTGCATTCTTTGAAAATTAGagcagaagagaaaaagagtgatTTTTGAGGCGTTGAGAAAGATAAGACTCAAGAGAGCAGAAATGGGAGTGGACAGAACAAAGACACTTCAAGATAATAAGTTATCAAAAAGGCGCGCCAGTTTACATTTTCCTTTCTTACTCTTATCTACTATTATCCACGTAGATTTACTCTACTTTAATTAGCTtctcattaaaaaaaaaatcccgaaaaagttatttttttactgGTTGATAATGATGGAAGTTAACTTTTTATCGAAAATAATTTTCCTCACTTATGAGCAAAcgttattttaacttttaacttcAGGTCATGTTTGCTGAAATATGGCTAAATTTTCATGATATTTGCCATtaacataatatccattataacaaaatttgtggatcatgatatttgtcatgacataatatccactattaggccaaggatttcttgctataaatagaggaactTCTCCTCGTTtgcaaacacaccaattcaagagtttttcactcttgtctttctttctcctcctttatttcattatagagtattttgtaagagagtgagtgttgggaaacacttgtgtgaaccctttctttggagtgatcttgtgaggttattctcttggggtatttgggactaattagagtatttactctaattttgtactcttgttggtatagtgaaattgctcctctccgcttgtgtacgtaggtcaccttgaccgaaccacgttaaatttgtgtcttctttatcttctttaattggcgttattatcaacttgcattgtctttgtt contains:
- the LOC107825102 gene encoding protein PAM71, chloroplastic; protein product: MQSLALSSESSSLFRSSATFPPSFAFPNISPLAFSTFSRRHSLCMHHGWFGDLPKVVRTRNYKSCYIARSACCSKECSSSNRSALSKRKNENIAVLQVLDMPQINYLKSVVISGLFTLLFTQQASAVSEVATSLQSFPFFGDLGDLSTGFASAFLLIFFSELGDKTFFIAALLAARNSAAVTFLGTFGALGVMTIISVVLGRTFHYVDDILPFRFGENDLPVDDIAAVCLLVYFGVSTLLDASSSDGMKAEEEQKEAELAVSEFSGNGAGILAAANTIVSTFALVFVAEWGDKSFFSTIALAAASSPLGVIGGALAGHGVATLLAVLGGSLLGSFLSEKAIAYIGGTLFLVFAAVTVIEIVKKS